AAGACTCAGAACCCACTTTCACTGCGAAAAATCCCGGTAATAGACTACCCAATAGAGAACCTATCCCTCCTGCTCCTAAAAAAATCCCGTAAAGATACTTAGCGCGTTTTAAAGGTACTGTCGAATGAATGATAGACCACAATTGCTGAAACATCAGCACGATGTAAATCTCTTTCCAGATGTATAGAAAAAAAACCAGAAAAGAAAACTGCTTGATAAATAAGGCACAGCTGTAGTTTATAGCTACAATGCTACTTGCTACTATCAAATACGTTTTTAAACAGCCAAGTTTTGGTAAATATTTATTATAAATCCCAACAAGCAGCAGATTTAAAGGAATAGATATCATCCAAGCATAGGGAAAAAATTGCGTTCCATATTTTGTAATAAATAAAGAATTGCTTACGGGTCGAATAATGGAATAATCTGCTGAGATAAAAAACCCACACAGCATAGCGCCTAGAATAAAAAGATACTCTGTTTTGGAGAACTGATTTTTCTCTTGTCTAAGTAGCTTAAGCATTTTCCCCTGCTTCTAACGAAGGAGTCATTTTTTTAAATAGATATACCGCAAAGACGATCCAGATTACACAGACGCTAATACTAATCCAATTGAGAACAGGCAATAACAGAGTGGTTAAGACAAGCTGTAGGCTTAAAATAATCAAGGATGCAAATATTTTGGCAAAGCGAAAGAGAAATACGTCAATAAAGGCTTTTGCTCGGAACTTTTGGTCAGGATTTAAAGGAATATATAGCATTTCCTTTATAATGCTAAACAAAGAGGAGTTATAGGATCTCAAAAGGATAACTGTAAAAGTAACGATTCCAAAACCGGGAAAAAGAAAACAAAGAATGCTCATTACGCATAAAATGAAAGGAAAAGCGATATGCAAGCGTTTTATGCCCACTCTTTGCACAAGTAAATAGGTTCCAAAAAACTGCATGAACACCGTAAAACTTAAACCAATAGCTTGCATTCGACCGGTATATTCTGTTCTCAGATCCTTAACCGTAATAAATTTCTCTAAAAAAGTATTAAATTGATAGTCGATTAAGGTGGCGCTAAGCTGCATAAAAAGAACACTTAAAGCAATAAAAACCAATATTCTAGAATTTAGAATGAGTTGAATCCCATGCATTAAGGCATCTCTGGTATCTTTTTTTTCTTCCAATTGAAGAGATGCTCCTGCATTACTCTTTTTTAAGGTAAGCATAAAAGCTGCTGTTAAACATAAATAAAGAGGCAGTGTCATATATAATAAAGACTCAGAACCCATTTTGACCGCGAAAAAACCTGGTAATAAACTACCTGCTAGCGATCCTAAACCCCCTACGCCAAAAAAAATTCCATAGAGGTATTTAGCCCGCTTTAATGACACAGTTGAATGGATCACAGACCATAGCTGTTGAAACATTAACATGACGTAAACGTCTTTCCAAACATAGAGAAAAAAAGATAAAAAAGAATACTGCTTAACAAGAAAAGCACAAGAATAGTTTATAGTTACAATGCTGCCCGCTACTATCAAATATGTTTTTAAACAGCCAAGTTTTGGTAAATATTTATTATATAGCCCAACAAGCAGCAAATTTAAAGGGATAGATACAAGCCAAGCATAAGGGAAGAAATGGGTTCCATAGGTGGAAATAAATAAAGAATTACTTACAGGGTAAATGATAGAATAATCGGCTAAAATAAAAAATCCACATAGCATAGCGCCTAGAATAAACAGGCGTTCTGTTTTAGAAAATTTATTAAGTTCTTGTTTAAATTGCATATGTTTCGAAATATCTTAAAGTTTAAACCACTCAAGATAATATCAGGTAATGATTTAAAGCACGAAAAGCTTTTTTACTGATAAAAAAGCTTCCTCCTTAAAAAAATTTTAAGAAAAACAAACAGGCCTAGGACGGCTTTCCCCTAGATAATTAGCTGTGACTACTACGAACTCAGCCTTACGCTGCAATTCTTTAATATTGCGGGCTCCTCCGTAGGTTAATCCGCTACGCAAGCCTCCTAAAAGAGAGTCAATTAACTCTTTAGCCGATCCACTTACAGGCCCCCAAAAATCGATTCCTTCAGCAACCGTTTTATCTTTTAGTCCCCCATAAAAGTCGGTTTGAAAATCAGCACTGGCCTGCCCTCTAAATTTAGCTTCTTTTCCGTTTTTAGAGTCACGCTTAGGAGCTGCACTCTCTTCAGTCATAGCAAATAATTTTCCAATCATAACAGTGCTAGCCCCCGCTGCTAAAGCGAGAACTAAATCCCTGCTATTGCGAATTCCTCCATCTGCAATTAAAGGAACACGGAGCTTGTCCGCTATTTTTGCACAATCGTAAATCGCTGTAAATTGAGGCACTCCAAAACCAGTTACCATACGAGTTGTACAAGCTGCACCTGGACCAACACCTACTTTTACTGCATCAGCCCCTGCATTCACCAGATCGTGATATGCCATAGCGGTACACACATTACCCGCTATGATTTCTTTATCTGGGTGGGTGCGTTTAAGCTCTTGAATAAAATAGAACATTCTATCGGAATGACCATGTGCTACATCAATACACACGCCAGCTGCTCCTAAATCAAGCAATTGTCTTGTTTGATCAATATTTTGAATTCCACACGAGATAAATATCTTATCGGTATATTTCTCTACCCACTGCTTTTGTATTTCAAAACTTACAAAGCGATGAAAAATAGGTATAGATCCTTCTTGCAGTAAAATAGGAGTTAAGGTTTCCCCTATTGTTGTATCCATATTGGAACATAAGATAGGTTGTGACATCTTAAGTTTTTTAGTTAGCCATGTCTCTAAAGAAGGCTCTGTACGAGAAGGAACATTATTGAATTGCGGGACAAGAGCTATATCATCAAAAGTATATGCATTTTTTATAGACATGCTAAAAACCTTTTCTGTTAAAATTTGCTTTCACAAGCGGAAAACTGTAACATAGGCACAACACTTAAATCTAGTAATTTTGATATGATTACAGTAATTGTTCTTACAAAAAATTCTCAAGAAACCCTAGAAGATACACTCTCCTCTGTACGAGGTTTTCCCGAAGTATTAGTCTATGATACAGGATCAACCGATACAACATTAGATATAGCTAAACAATTCCCTAATGTCAAAATAAACCAATCAGAGTTTATCGGGTTTGGTCCTACTCGAAACAAAGCTGCCAAATTAGCCACCTATGATTGGGTTCTAGCCTTAGATAGCGATGAAGTGCTCTCTTCTAATTTATCTCAAGAAATTCTAAACATCTCTTTAGATCCTAACTTTGTCTATCAAATAGATCGACATAATTTCTTTAATGGTAAGTGGATTAAAAGCTGTGGTGGCTGGTATCCAGATCCTATCATTCGCTTATACCACAGAAAAAAAACCCAATTTACCGATTCTATGGTTCATGAAAAAGTCTCTTCTCAAGAGATGCAAATCTATTCCCTCTCCTATCCCCTTCTTCACACACCTTATCGAAACATCCATGACTTTCTAAAAAAAATGCAAGTCTACTCAGATCTTTTTGCTGCTCAAAAAAAAGACTCTAAACCAGTCTCCTTAACCCAAGCTATTCTCCATGGCTCTTTTGCCTTTTTTAAAAGCTACTTTCTAAAAAAAGGCCTAAAGCAAGGAGTAGAGGGTTTTATTATTTCAGCCTATAATGGACACACCGCCTTTTACAAATATTTGAAATTACGAGAAGCGCAGAAAAACCAAGATACCCTTTAAAATTTATTTATCCTAAGCCTGCTTTTTGTTTTCATTTTGATTCAGGCTTTTTTGAAAGAGCAGTTCTCTCATAAAGCATGGAGTTTATCCTATTACGCAATGTCCGTACATTCCATTGTTCAACTCGACACATTTTAGCATAAAAATCACGCTTAATATTATCTTTAATCGGGATTAGCGTAGTAAAATGAGACCAACTCAGGTGTCTAACTCAGGAAAACCCAGCGAAAATGATTTTATTCATTGATTTTTCGCTAGGTTTTATACTATACTCGGCGAAAAATGCAGGAAATAAATGAATGCTATTATAGGCCGAAAAAAAGAGCTTGAAATACTCCAGGAAATTTATGAATCAACTGAGCCTCAGTTCCTTGCTGTTTATGGAAGAAGAAGAATAGGTAAGACCTTCCTTATTAGTGAATTTTTTAAAAACAAGGGCATTTATTTTGAAATAACAGGAATGAAAGAAGGTTCTAGAGCGGAGCAGCTCTTTCAATTTGCCTATGAATTTTCCCGTCAGTTTAATCAAGGGAAACGGATCACTCCTCCAGAAAATTGGGCGCAAGCCTTAAATTTATTGCATGAGGCTGTTGAAAAAATAGAAGACAAGAAAATCATTCTTTTTTTTGACGAGGTTCCCTGGCTCGCTTCTCCCCGTTCTAAATTTTTAAATGCCCTAGAGCATTTTTGGAACCGTTATATATCTAGAAAAAAAAATGTAGTCCTCATTATTTGTGGCTCTTCCGCCTCTTGGATTATTAGAAATATTATAAATAATAAGGGAGGATTATATGGCAGAGTGACAAGAAAAATGCGCCTGCTTCCTTTCTCTCTCTTAGAAACAGAAAAATATCTTCAATCCCGTCATATTGAACTAGAGAGAAAACA
This sequence is a window from Candidatus Rhabdochlamydia sp. T3358. Protein-coding genes within it:
- a CDS encoding glycosyltransferase family 2 protein, translated to MITVIVLTKNSQETLEDTLSSVRGFPEVLVYDTGSTDTTLDIAKQFPNVKINQSEFIGFGPTRNKAAKLATYDWVLALDSDEVLSSNLSQEILNISLDPNFVYQIDRHNFFNGKWIKSCGGWYPDPIIRLYHRKKTQFTDSMVHEKVSSQEMQIYSLSYPLLHTPYRNIHDFLKKMQVYSDLFAAQKKDSKPVSLTQAILHGSFAFFKSYFLKKGLKQGVEGFIISAYNGHTAFYKYLKLREAQKNQDTL
- a CDS encoding Npt1/Npt2 family nucleotide transporter, which produces MQFKQELNKFSKTERLFILGAMLCGFFILADYSIIYPVSNSLFISTYGTHFFPYAWLVSIPLNLLLVGLYNKYLPKLGCLKTYLIVAGSIVTINYSCAFLVKQYSFLSFFLYVWKDVYVMLMFQQLWSVIHSTVSLKRAKYLYGIFFGVGGLGSLAGSLLPGFFAVKMGSESLLYMTLPLYLCLTAAFMLTLKKSNAGASLQLEEKKDTRDALMHGIQLILNSRILVFIALSVLFMQLSATLIDYQFNTFLEKFITVKDLRTEYTGRMQAIGLSFTVFMQFFGTYLLVQRVGIKRLHIAFPFILCVMSILCFLFPGFGIVTFTVILLRSYNSSLFSIIKEMLYIPLNPDQKFRAKAFIDVFLFRFAKIFASLIILSLQLVLTTLLLPVLNWISISVCVIWIVFAVYLFKKMTPSLEAGENA
- a CDS encoding guanosine monophosphate reductase yields the protein MSIKNAYTFDDIALVPQFNNVPSRTEPSLETWLTKKLKMSQPILCSNMDTTIGETLTPILLQEGSIPIFHRFVSFEIQKQWVEKYTDKIFISCGIQNIDQTRQLLDLGAAGVCIDVAHGHSDRMFYFIQELKRTHPDKEIIAGNVCTAMAYHDLVNAGADAVKVGVGPGAACTTRMVTGFGVPQFTAIYDCAKIADKLRVPLIADGGIRNSRDLVLALAAGASTVMIGKLFAMTEESAAPKRDSKNGKEAKFRGQASADFQTDFYGGLKDKTVAEGIDFWGPVSGSAKELIDSLLGGLRSGLTYGGARNIKELQRKAEFVVVTANYLGESRPRPVCFS